The DNA segment AGCACTGATTGCCTGCATGCATAAGTTGCTGCGCATCCTCAATGCCATGATTCGAGCTGGCACTTCTTGGCAACCGCCTGTGATAGCCAATGGAGCACCTTAGGCTTGACAAGTAAGATAATCGCTTTTTTTGGTCCGCACGATCACTTGCTGGGGGACTGCTTGATATTTCTCATTGACATAGTGCTCGAGCCAAGGCTCTGAAACGCCTGTGACCCTGGCAATGCCTGCTAAAGGAATCTTCTCTAACAGCAGTTTGTCGATTAGCGTCTTGGTTGCTGGGTCAATGATCTTGTTTTGGGGGTTTTGCACAAACTGCCTGCCACAATTGCGGCACTTAAAGTTCTGTTTGCCGTTATGGATTTTGCCATTCTTGACGATATGAGTGGAGTTACAAGCAGAACAAGCAGGTAAAGAGGCAGACATGAATCATTGATTTAACTTCATTTTCCTTATCCTTACATCTTTAGGACCACCAATAAAACGACGGCTTAGTTAATAGAGTGTCAGTTGATTGTGACTGCAAGCAGCTTTGATGTATGGG comes from the Trichocoleus sp. FACHB-46 genome and includes:
- a CDS encoding IS1 family transposase, translating into MSASLPACSACNSTHIVKNGKIHNGKQNFKCRNCGRQFVQNPQNKIIDPATKTLIDKLLLEKIPLAGIARVTGVSEPWLEHYVNEKYQAVPQQVIVRTKKSDYLTCQA